The Arachis hypogaea cultivar Tifrunner chromosome 19, arahy.Tifrunner.gnm2.J5K5, whole genome shotgun sequence genome has a window encoding:
- the LOC112752094 gene encoding glucuronoxylan 4-O-methyltransferase 3, translated as MRSKTQFTGTLKVSLLCLGFLVLFVLIFRSTISSFNSSKSNTRRASSATEEAQGREAESATVVACPSVAPLTPTCSKAPPSLVNAVIHYATTNITPQQTLQEISVSARVLQKKSPCNFLVFGLGHDSLMWTSLNYGGRTVFLEEDKAWIDQIQQRIPGLESYHVAYDTKVHQADDLIKIGMEEDECKKVSDPRFSKCQLAHKGFPSEVYDIEWDVIMVDAPTGYFEGAPGRMSAIYTAGLIARNKEQGETDVFVHDVDRKVEDTFSKAFLCQGYLREQQGRIRHFTIPSHKARLGRPFCPS; from the coding sequence ATGAGATCCAAAACGCAATTCACAGGCACTCTGAAGGTATCACTTCTGTGCCTTGGATTTTTGGTCCTCTTCGTGTTGATATTCCGGTCAACCATATCCTCCTTCAATTCATCAAAGTCAAACACAAGAAGAGCTAGCTCTGCTACAGAAGAAGCGCAAGGCAGAGAAGCAGAGAGCGCAACAGTAGTGGCGTGCCCGTCAGTGGCGCCATTGACTCCGACATGCAGCAAAGCCCCTCCATCTCTGGTGAACGCCGTGATCCACTACGCGACGACGAACATCACCCCTCAGCAGACCCTCCAGGAGATCTCAGTGTCAGCCAGAGTCCTGCAGAAGAAATCACCCTGCAACTTCCTCGTGTTCGGCCTGGGCCACGACAGCCTCATGTGGACGTCCCTCAACTACGGCGGGCGCACCGTGTTCCTGGAGGAGGACAAGGCCTGGATCGACCAAATCCAGCAGAGGATTCCCGGCTTGGAGTCGTACCACGTGGCCTATGACACCAAGGTCCACCAGGCGGACGATCTCATCAAGATTGGAATGGAGGAGGATGAGTGCAAGAAGGTGAGCGACCCCAGGTTCTCCAAGTGCCAGCTGGCACACAAAGGCTTTCCGAGCGAGGTTTACGACATTGAGTGGGATGTGATCATGGTGGATGCACCCACCGGCTACTTCGAAGGGGCGCCTGGCAGGATGAGCGCCATCTACACGGCTGGCTTGATTGCCAGGAACAAGGAGCAGGGCGAGACCGACGTCTTTGTCCACGACGTTGACAGGAAGGTCGAGGACACCTTCTCCAAAGCCTTCCTCTGCCAAGGCTATCTCAGGGAGCAGCAAGGACGGATCAGACACTTCACCATCCCTAGCCATAAGGCTCGTTTGGGCAGACCCTTTTGCCCCTCCTGA
- the LOC112752093 gene encoding uncharacterized protein isoform X1: MSLWCSPSNFLPRSSSSPNCIGLATPILFSSDFKPLQVPSPSQRFRVAAKSNSGTEPSPPTNTSFLAFLCPLLKLFSGGDPSKQRNFTFEVATSSLATLSRFPWGTKSKRHTSLNTPITSNLPVNLQLFEFEACPFCRRVREALTELDLSVEVYPCPKGSVRHREVVRRTGGKEQFPFLIDQNCGVSMYESGDIVKYLFERYGEGRSPSLGLLESTIFTGWMPTILRAGRGMTLWERSRLDIPPGKLELFSYENNPYARIVREALCELELPYTLQNVGEGSRQIKLLLDASGSKEVPYMIDHNTGFQSGDYKMILSYLFETYSTAIV, translated from the exons ATGTCGTTGTGGTGCTCCCCCTCCAACTTTCTTCCccgttcttcatcttctcccaatTGCATTGGCTTAGCAACTCCAATTCTCTTCTCCTCAGACTTCAAACCTCTCCAAGTTCCCTCCCCTTCCCAGAGATTCAGAGTTGCAGCTAAATCAAACTCGGGCACGGAGCCGTCTCCCCCCACAAACACAAGCTTTCTCGCTTTTCTATGTCCTCTGCTCAAGCTTTTCTCT GGAGGAGATCCTTCTAAACAACGCAATTTCACTTTCGAG GTGGCAACATCTTCCTTGGCTACCCTCTCAAGATTTCCATGGGGAACAAAATCCAAACGTCACACTTCACTCAACACTCCCATCACCTCAAATCTTCCTGTTAATCTGCAGCTTTTTGAATTTG AGGCATGCCCCTTTTGTAGAAGGGTACGGGAGGCCTTGACTGAACTAGATCTTTCTGTGGAG GTTTATCCTTGTCCTAAGGGTTCTGTAAGACACAGAGAGGTGGTAAGAAGAACTGGTGGCAAAGAGCA GTTTCCTTTCCTCATTGATCAAAATTGTGGTGTTTCTATGTATGAAAGTG GTGATATCGTGAAATACTTGTTTGAGCGATATGGAGAAGGTAGAAGTCCATCATTGGGTTTACTGGAGAG CACTATTTTTACTGGATGGATGCCAACAATACTTCGAGCAGGTAGGGGAATGACCCTTTGGGAACGTTCCAGGCTTGACATTCCTCCAGGGAAGTTGGAGCTCTTCTCATACGAAAATAATCCA TATGCACGAATTGTTCGTGAGGCATTGTGTGAATTGGAACTTCCTTACACTCTACAAAATGTTGGAGAAGGATCTCGTCAGATTAAGTTACTTTTGGATGCTTCCGGATCTAAAGAG GTTCCTTACATGATTGATCACAATACTGGATTTCAATCTGGGGACTATAAGATGATCCTATCTTATTTGTTTGAAACCTATTCCACAGCTATTGTATGA
- the LOC112752093 gene encoding uncharacterized protein isoform X2: protein MSLWCSPSNFLPRSSSSPNCIGLATPILFSSDFKPLQVPSPSQRFRVAAKSNSGTEPSPPTNTSFLAFLCPLLKLFSGGDPSKQRNFTFEVATSSLATLSRFPWGTKSKRHTSLNTPITSNLPVNLQLFEFEACPFCRRVREALTELDLSVEVYPCPKGSVRHREVVRRTGGKEQFPFLIDQNCGVSMYESGDIVKYLFERYGEGRSPSLGLLESMHELFVRHCVNWNFLTLYKMLEKDLVRLSYFWMLPDLKRFLT, encoded by the exons ATGTCGTTGTGGTGCTCCCCCTCCAACTTTCTTCCccgttcttcatcttctcccaatTGCATTGGCTTAGCAACTCCAATTCTCTTCTCCTCAGACTTCAAACCTCTCCAAGTTCCCTCCCCTTCCCAGAGATTCAGAGTTGCAGCTAAATCAAACTCGGGCACGGAGCCGTCTCCCCCCACAAACACAAGCTTTCTCGCTTTTCTATGTCCTCTGCTCAAGCTTTTCTCT GGAGGAGATCCTTCTAAACAACGCAATTTCACTTTCGAG GTGGCAACATCTTCCTTGGCTACCCTCTCAAGATTTCCATGGGGAACAAAATCCAAACGTCACACTTCACTCAACACTCCCATCACCTCAAATCTTCCTGTTAATCTGCAGCTTTTTGAATTTG AGGCATGCCCCTTTTGTAGAAGGGTACGGGAGGCCTTGACTGAACTAGATCTTTCTGTGGAG GTTTATCCTTGTCCTAAGGGTTCTGTAAGACACAGAGAGGTGGTAAGAAGAACTGGTGGCAAAGAGCA GTTTCCTTTCCTCATTGATCAAAATTGTGGTGTTTCTATGTATGAAAGTG GTGATATCGTGAAATACTTGTTTGAGCGATATGGAGAAGGTAGAAGTCCATCATTGGGTTTACTGGAGAG TATGCACGAATTGTTCGTGAGGCATTGTGTGAATTGGAACTTCCTTACACTCTACAAAATGTTGGAGAAGGATCTCGTCAGATTAAGTTACTTTTGGATGCTTCCGGATCTAAAGAG GTTCCTTACATGA